The following are encoded together in the Myxococcus guangdongensis genome:
- the mgtE gene encoding magnesium transporter, which yields MMDSPQSASLSVEELHEVWPVLSIDERLEGFRLLPTSVADDFFLDLSAREQGELITHLPASERRTWVRLLPPDDLADLVQAVAVEPGQADTILAQLDDASRREVNVLLAYAEDDAGGLMNPRFARVRPEMTIDEAIGYLRKQAREKVETVYYAYALDAEQRLQGVLSLRQLFQAASDKKVADVMQHDVVTVSENTDQEVVSQLFTEHGFMALPVLDEQNRMKGIVTVDDIVDVVQEEATEDIQKVGGMEALEAPYFEVGFFGMLKKRIGWLLVLFLGQMLTATAMSSFEGAIERAVVLSLFVPLIISSGGNSGSQASTLIIRALALGEMRLKDWWRVARREVLSGLVLGLVLGAVGLGRIIVWQEVSGAYGEHAFLLGCAVALSVLGVVTFGTLAGSMLPLVLRRFGFDPASASAPFVATLVDVSGVIIYFTVASTLLRGTLL from the coding sequence ATGATGGACAGCCCTCAGAGCGCTTCCCTCTCCGTGGAGGAGCTCCATGAGGTGTGGCCGGTGCTCTCCATCGACGAGCGCCTGGAGGGCTTCCGGCTCCTGCCGACATCGGTGGCGGACGACTTCTTCCTCGACCTGTCCGCGCGCGAACAAGGGGAGCTCATCACCCACCTGCCCGCCAGCGAGCGGCGCACCTGGGTGCGGCTGCTGCCGCCGGACGACCTGGCGGACCTGGTGCAGGCGGTGGCGGTGGAGCCGGGGCAGGCGGACACCATCCTCGCGCAGTTGGACGACGCCAGCCGTCGCGAGGTCAACGTCCTGCTCGCCTACGCGGAGGACGACGCCGGTGGTCTGATGAACCCGCGCTTCGCGCGCGTGCGGCCGGAGATGACCATCGACGAGGCCATCGGATACCTGCGCAAGCAGGCGCGCGAGAAGGTGGAGACCGTCTACTACGCGTACGCGCTGGACGCCGAGCAGCGCCTGCAGGGCGTGCTGTCGCTGCGCCAGCTCTTCCAGGCCGCCAGCGACAAGAAGGTGGCGGACGTCATGCAGCACGACGTCGTCACGGTGTCGGAGAACACGGACCAGGAAGTGGTGAGCCAGCTGTTCACCGAGCACGGCTTCATGGCGCTGCCCGTGCTCGACGAGCAGAACCGGATGAAGGGCATCGTCACGGTGGACGACATCGTCGACGTCGTCCAGGAAGAGGCCACCGAGGACATCCAGAAGGTCGGCGGCATGGAGGCCCTGGAGGCCCCCTACTTCGAGGTGGGCTTCTTCGGGATGCTCAAGAAGCGCATCGGCTGGCTGCTGGTGCTCTTCCTCGGACAGATGCTCACCGCCACCGCCATGAGCAGCTTCGAGGGTGCCATCGAGCGCGCGGTGGTGCTCAGCCTCTTCGTGCCGCTCATCATCTCCTCCGGCGGCAACTCCGGCAGCCAGGCCTCCACGCTCATCATCCGCGCGCTCGCCCTGGGCGAGATGCGATTGAAGGACTGGTGGCGCGTGGCGCGGCGCGAGGTGCTGTCCGGGCTGGTGCTGGGGCTGGTGCTGGGCGCGGTGGGCCTGGGGCGCATCATCGTGTGGCAGGAGGTGTCCGGGGCGTATGGCGAGCACGCGTTCCTGCTGGGCTGCGCGGTGGCGCTGTCCGTGCTGGGCGTGGTGACCTTCGGCACGCTCGCGGGCTCCATGCTGCCGCTGGTGCTGCGCCGCTTCGGCTTCGACCCCGCGAGCGCCTCGGCGCCCTTCGTCGCCACGCTGGTGGACGTCAGCGGCGTCATCATCTACTTCACCGTCGCCAGCACCCTCCTGCGCGGTACGCTGCTCTGA
- a CDS encoding KdsC family phosphatase yields the protein MNQDLESLKARVSRLSVMIFDIDGTLTDGRIFWVPNSGWTQMYSVRDGMGIKRLQEVGIEVAAISGGDSLSAQMRMQSLGLKHVHFGSQDKVAHFEKLLALLNVSADRCGYMGDEVVDLPLLKAVGFSSAPPEAPDEVRAQVHYVAQKPAGFGAAREVCEFILRHRS from the coding sequence ATGAATCAGGACCTGGAATCGCTCAAGGCGCGCGTGTCGCGTCTGTCGGTGATGATTTTCGACATCGACGGGACGCTCACGGACGGGCGCATCTTCTGGGTGCCGAACTCCGGCTGGACGCAGATGTACAGCGTGCGTGACGGCATGGGCATCAAGCGCCTGCAGGAGGTGGGCATCGAGGTGGCCGCCATCTCCGGCGGCGACAGCCTGTCCGCGCAGATGCGGATGCAGTCGCTGGGCCTCAAGCACGTGCACTTCGGCAGTCAGGACAAGGTGGCGCACTTCGAGAAGCTGCTCGCCCTGCTGAACGTCTCCGCGGACCGGTGTGGCTACATGGGGGACGAGGTGGTGGACCTGCCGCTGCTCAAGGCGGTGGGCTTCTCCTCCGCGCCGCCCGAGGCCCCCGACGAGGTCCGCGCGCAGGTGCACTACGTCGCGCAGAAGCCCGCGGGCTTCGGGGCCGCGCGCGAGGTGTGCGAGTTCATCCTCCGCCACCGCTCGTAG
- a CDS encoding LytR/AlgR family response regulator transcription factor translates to MRVLIVDDERLARAELRRLLAAFPDVEVVGEATHVDDACRQVEAQEPDLLLLDIQMPGGSGFDVLARLDEPPDVIFTTAFDAHAVRAFSVNALDYLLKPIEAERLAEALERVRQRRGPTERASEPTRASGAPLERVFVKEGERCWLVQLAQVPLITSEGNYSRLHLAGHQPLLLRSLSYLEEKLDPSRFFRASRQHLINLDFVETLEPGPGGTLVARLRQGPEVEMSRRQSQRFRERMSL, encoded by the coding sequence ATGAGAGTCCTCATCGTCGATGACGAACGCCTGGCCCGCGCGGAGCTGCGCCGACTGCTCGCCGCGTTCCCCGATGTCGAAGTGGTGGGCGAGGCCACCCATGTCGACGACGCCTGCCGTCAGGTGGAGGCACAGGAGCCGGACCTGCTCCTGCTCGACATCCAGATGCCGGGAGGCAGCGGCTTCGATGTGCTCGCCCGGCTCGACGAGCCTCCGGACGTCATCTTCACCACCGCGTTCGACGCGCACGCCGTGCGCGCCTTCTCCGTCAACGCGCTCGACTATCTGCTCAAGCCCATCGAAGCAGAGCGGCTCGCCGAGGCGCTGGAGCGGGTCCGTCAGCGCCGTGGACCGACGGAGCGCGCGTCAGAGCCGACGCGGGCCTCGGGTGCGCCGCTGGAGCGCGTCTTCGTGAAGGAGGGCGAGCGCTGCTGGCTGGTGCAGCTCGCGCAGGTGCCGCTCATCACGTCCGAGGGCAACTATTCACGACTGCACCTGGCGGGACATCAGCCGCTGCTGCTGCGCTCGCTGAGCTACCTGGAGGAGAAGCTGGACCCCTCGCGTTTCTTCCGCGCGAGTCGACAGCACCTCATCAACCTGGACTTCGTCGAGACCTTGGAGCCGGGCCCCGGCGGCACGCTGGTGGCGCGCCTGCGCCAAGGCCCGGAGGTGGAGATGTCACGCCGTCAGTCCCAGCGCTTCCGCGAGCGCATGAGCCTGTGA
- a CDS encoding DUF6929 family protein, with protein sequence MIRTTPRRTLTLEAPESPGLPAHVSAASGLVRVGDWLHVVADDSLHLATFPVHGDAPGRLSRLFEGELPLEPAARKAAKPDLEALCLLGPLAGAPQGALLALPSGSTSARMRGVLVMLGADGSLTGEVRTVDCSTMYQQLSRELGSLNIEGAAVVGGRVRLLQRGNGDAGVDALVDLDRERAMRAIEVGALGPEVVRTTLRWELGRAGGVRLSFTDASPLPDGRMVFTATAEASRDTYSDGAVAGSAVGLLAPDGTPLFLDVVDAKVKLEGVDARVEGGRVHLLLVADADDPSVAAPLLEAVLDVPA encoded by the coding sequence ATGATTCGCACCACCCCTCGGCGCACCCTCACCCTGGAGGCCCCCGAGTCCCCGGGCCTCCCCGCGCACGTCAGCGCCGCCAGCGGGCTGGTGCGCGTCGGAGACTGGCTGCACGTCGTCGCGGATGACTCGCTGCACCTGGCCACCTTCCCCGTGCACGGGGATGCACCGGGGCGGCTGTCGCGGCTGTTCGAGGGCGAGCTCCCGCTGGAGCCCGCGGCGCGCAAGGCGGCGAAGCCGGACCTGGAGGCGCTCTGTCTGCTGGGTCCACTCGCGGGCGCGCCTCAGGGGGCCCTGCTGGCGTTGCCCTCGGGCTCCACCTCGGCGCGCATGCGCGGGGTGCTGGTGATGCTGGGCGCGGATGGCTCGCTGACGGGCGAGGTCCGGACGGTGGACTGCTCGACGATGTATCAGCAGCTCTCGCGCGAGCTCGGCTCGCTCAACATCGAGGGCGCGGCGGTGGTGGGTGGACGGGTGCGGTTGCTCCAGCGGGGCAACGGCGACGCGGGCGTGGATGCGCTGGTGGACCTGGACCGGGAGCGCGCGATGCGCGCCATCGAGGTGGGCGCGCTGGGTCCGGAAGTGGTGCGCACCACGCTGCGCTGGGAGCTGGGACGCGCGGGCGGCGTGCGACTGTCCTTCACGGACGCCTCGCCCCTGCCGGATGGGCGGATGGTCTTCACCGCGACGGCGGAGGCCTCGCGGGATACCTATTCGGACGGCGCGGTGGCGGGCTCGGCGGTGGGACTGCTGGCGCCGGATGGGACGCCGCTGTTCCTGGACGTCGTCGACGCGAAGGTGAAGCTGGAGGGTGTGGACGCGCGCGTGGAGGGTGGACGCGTGCACCTGCTGCTGGTGGCGGACGCGGATGACCCGTCCGTGGCGGCGCCCCTGTTGGAAGCGGTGCTGGACGTCCCGGCGTAG
- a CDS encoding prolipoprotein diacylglyceryl transferase yields the protein MLPVLLRFTFSSLWAQLLLYALAVGTVGYIAFNGWRGAVGELDPKTRTRKAVVLGDRLLRAAGFGLAGAGLAWFGLKYALPEGAFPGGKGEGIPLHTYGVLLATGFMTAVMVAGRLARDEWRKVELVDGQWVDVEGPKKREQVMDLAFWVLIGGIGGSRLLFVLVNWKDYSRDWTQALSLGGGLVFYGGLIGAAVAAWFFARAHGMDFLRLADVCIPTVSLGQCLGRLGCFSAGCCWGDVAPAQSATAVHFPGSGLAQDLFGQVGNASSLAYTSQLDDTRFVVEATGQVLHQAAPDAVRISDWVAQHGHTLGVYPTQLFESLGQLGLFVVLLYARRFRRFHGHIFALWLMAYAVLRTTVELFRGDVERGTLHGLLQSLGAYGLADAVPLEAWFNISTSQSISLCMFALGATLLYQRGRRGAGEVAGEAGPTPSAA from the coding sequence ATGCTCCCCGTCCTCTTGCGCTTCACCTTCTCCAGCCTGTGGGCGCAGTTGCTGCTGTACGCCCTCGCCGTGGGCACGGTGGGCTACATCGCCTTCAACGGGTGGCGCGGCGCGGTGGGGGAACTGGACCCGAAGACGCGCACGCGCAAGGCGGTGGTGCTCGGGGACCGGCTCCTGCGCGCGGCGGGCTTCGGCCTCGCGGGTGCGGGGCTGGCGTGGTTCGGCCTCAAGTACGCGCTGCCCGAGGGCGCCTTCCCCGGCGGCAAGGGCGAGGGCATCCCCCTGCACACCTACGGCGTGCTGCTCGCCACGGGCTTCATGACGGCGGTGATGGTGGCCGGCCGGCTGGCGCGGGACGAGTGGCGCAAGGTCGAGCTCGTCGATGGCCAGTGGGTGGACGTGGAGGGGCCGAAGAAGCGCGAGCAGGTGATGGACCTGGCCTTCTGGGTGCTCATCGGCGGCATTGGCGGCAGCCGGCTGCTCTTCGTGCTCGTCAACTGGAAGGACTACTCGCGCGACTGGACGCAGGCGTTGTCGCTGGGCGGCGGGCTCGTCTTCTACGGGGGGCTCATCGGCGCGGCGGTGGCGGCGTGGTTCTTCGCGCGTGCCCACGGCATGGACTTCCTGCGGCTGGCGGACGTGTGCATCCCCACGGTGTCACTGGGGCAGTGCCTGGGGCGGCTGGGCTGCTTCAGCGCGGGCTGCTGCTGGGGCGACGTGGCGCCGGCCCAGTCCGCGACGGCGGTGCACTTCCCTGGCTCGGGCCTGGCGCAGGACCTGTTCGGCCAGGTGGGCAATGCCTCCAGCCTCGCATACACCTCCCAGCTCGACGACACGCGCTTCGTCGTGGAGGCGACAGGTCAGGTTCTGCACCAGGCCGCGCCGGACGCCGTGCGCATCTCCGACTGGGTGGCCCAGCACGGACACACCCTGGGCGTCTACCCCACCCAGCTCTTCGAGTCCCTGGGGCAGCTCGGGCTCTTCGTGGTGCTGCTGTACGCCCGCCGCTTCCGCCGCTTCCATGGGCACATCTTCGCGCTGTGGCTGATGGCCTACGCGGTGCTGCGCACCACGGTGGAGCTGTTCCGAGGGGACGTGGAGCGCGGGACGCTGCACGGCCTGCTCCAGTCCTTGGGGGCGTATGGGCTGGCGGACGCGGTGCCGCTGGAGGCCTGGTTCAACATTTCGACCAGCCAGTCCATCTCCCTGTGCATGTTCGCCCTCGGGGCGACGCTGCTCTACCAGAGGGGTCGGCGAGGGGCGGGCGAGGTGGCGGGCGAGGCCGGGCCGACACCGTCGGCGGCGTGA
- a CDS encoding tetratricopeptide repeat protein, which translates to MRRLRLSLVVLALAGVGCRDKPVDHLQRARDATFEKRPDEALVEYRKAFDMLRHDSTPEALVLRARALKGAADVYWLEQRKVKEAVGVYRELIQQCPESPEALESRIILAELLRVHYRDLRGAIDQLTAALQRNPPQGAELHYQVAKLYFELGDYQQCELETRRLVERFATSAFVDDTLFLQAQAIAMMEGRRQEASRAFADLRTRFPDSELSPHALFEMGKLRSDAGEHEKAIETWVETLKTHPDPTLVQDYIARARKRIANTTAEGVGQREVAFDRARPAPRSSLEAVGGRPEEAAHEHD; encoded by the coding sequence GTGCGGAGGCTGCGACTGTCGCTCGTGGTGTTGGCCCTGGCGGGGGTGGGGTGTCGCGACAAGCCAGTGGACCACCTGCAGCGCGCTCGTGACGCCACCTTCGAGAAGCGACCGGACGAGGCCCTCGTCGAGTACCGCAAGGCCTTCGACATGTTGCGCCACGACAGCACCCCCGAGGCGCTCGTCCTGCGCGCTCGCGCCCTGAAGGGCGCCGCGGACGTCTACTGGCTGGAGCAGCGCAAGGTGAAGGAGGCCGTGGGCGTCTACCGCGAGCTCATCCAGCAGTGCCCCGAATCCCCCGAGGCGCTCGAGTCCCGCATCATCCTGGCGGAGCTGTTGCGCGTGCACTACCGCGACCTGCGCGGCGCCATCGACCAGCTCACCGCGGCGCTGCAGCGCAACCCGCCGCAGGGTGCCGAGCTGCACTACCAGGTGGCCAAGCTCTACTTCGAGCTGGGTGACTATCAGCAGTGCGAACTGGAGACGCGCCGCCTCGTCGAGCGCTTCGCCACCAGCGCCTTCGTGGACGACACGCTGTTCCTCCAGGCCCAGGCCATCGCGATGATGGAGGGCCGTCGACAGGAGGCCTCGCGCGCCTTCGCGGACCTGCGCACGCGCTTCCCGGACTCGGAGCTGTCCCCGCACGCGCTGTTCGAGATGGGCAAGCTGCGCTCGGACGCCGGCGAGCACGAGAAGGCCATCGAGACGTGGGTGGAGACGCTGAAGACGCATCCGGACCCCACGCTGGTGCAGGACTACATCGCGCGGGCCCGCAAGCGCATCGCCAACACCACCGCCGAGGGCGTGGGCCAGCGTGAGGTGGCGTTCGACCGCGCCCGTCCCGCGCCGCGCTCCTCGCTCGAGGCCGTGGGTGGCAGGCCCGAAGAGGCCGCGCACGAGCACGACTGA
- a CDS encoding MXAN_5187 C-terminal domain-containing protein — protein sequence MPPPDARQSAAKSPAAKAPADTSSSEAVLHECEALEAELAALRNLFEQYFLGAERNPPTRAHEDYKKRVNKLKTSFIRSTAAKFRVASIHSKFLTYERLWMRTLQEIEAGTYKRDLFKARRRAEVRGNSTNKDPKKGVVELTEDISDMDFEEVEEVLRPRPVNEPPLAAAIAAAAAAASTPASGGTPFRGTPAVASASTAPSVAPVAAPAVSRGGIPGIAPLTPAVAPLTPAVAPLTGTPARGLPTVTSPLGGTPARGTATVTSPLGGTPARGTAAVPPGMAAKPAATPAPVARPTAAPVAAPRPAAPVASAAPKPPAAAGGGGMSDDKLRAVYDAYVTAKRRCQEDTSKMSYESVAATLRKQVPELLKQHNAKAVEFKVVIKDGKASLKAVPK from the coding sequence ATGCCGCCCCCCGACGCCCGACAGTCCGCCGCAAAGTCCCCCGCCGCGAAGGCCCCGGCGGACACCAGCTCCAGCGAGGCCGTCCTTCATGAGTGCGAGGCGCTGGAGGCGGAGCTGGCCGCGCTGCGCAACCTCTTCGAGCAGTACTTCCTGGGCGCCGAGCGCAACCCGCCCACGCGCGCCCACGAGGACTACAAGAAGCGGGTGAACAAGCTGAAGACGTCGTTCATCCGCAGCACCGCGGCCAAGTTCCGCGTGGCCAGCATCCACAGCAAGTTCCTCACGTACGAGCGGCTGTGGATGCGCACGCTGCAGGAAATCGAAGCGGGCACGTACAAGCGAGACTTGTTCAAGGCGCGGCGTCGCGCGGAGGTTCGTGGAAACTCGACGAACAAGGACCCGAAGAAGGGCGTCGTCGAGTTGACGGAGGACATCTCCGACATGGACTTCGAGGAGGTGGAGGAGGTGCTCCGCCCCCGTCCCGTCAACGAGCCGCCCCTGGCCGCGGCCATCGCCGCCGCGGCCGCGGCCGCCTCCACGCCCGCCTCCGGAGGCACGCCCTTCCGAGGCACGCCCGCGGTGGCCAGCGCCTCGACGGCGCCGAGCGTGGCGCCGGTGGCGGCTCCCGCCGTGTCGCGCGGAGGAATCCCCGGCATCGCGCCGCTGACGCCCGCCGTGGCGCCGCTGACGCCCGCCGTGGCGCCGCTGACGGGGACGCCCGCGAGAGGCCTGCCCACGGTGACGTCACCGCTCGGGGGCACGCCGGCGCGAGGCACGGCCACGGTGACCTCACCGCTCGGAGGCACGCCGGCGCGAGGCACGGCCGCGGTTCCTCCAGGCATGGCCGCGAAGCCCGCGGCGACACCCGCGCCCGTGGCTCGTCCCACGGCGGCGCCCGTCGCGGCGCCCAGGCCCGCGGCTCCCGTGGCCTCGGCGGCGCCCAAGCCTCCGGCGGCGGCGGGAGGCGGCGGCATGTCGGACGACAAGCTGCGCGCCGTGTACGACGCGTACGTCACCGCGAAGCGGCGCTGCCAGGAGGACACCTCGAAGATGTCCTACGAGTCGGTGGCCGCCACACTGCGCAAGCAGGTGCCGGAGCTGCTCAAGCAGCACAACGCCAAGGCGGTGGAGTTCAAGGTCGTCATCAAGGACGGCAAGGCCTCGCTCAAGGCCGTGCCGAAGTAG
- a CDS encoding PP2C family protein-serine/threonine phosphatase — protein sequence MEPASKGKPGADRAWVLTHGAATVLVVADGAGNSHRGAEAAEAVLRGVQEAVASGSGLEGAETWRAVLERCDARLVSSGQGGETTAVVACVTSRRVVGASVGDSELWLFQGERCHALTAHQHRKPLLGSGGARPIIFEHLWRGGTLLGASDGLFKYVDLRRIQEHVGLADVQAAARTLATLPRLASGVLPDDVGLVLCRPSASRP from the coding sequence GTGGAACCGGCGAGCAAAGGCAAACCGGGTGCGGACCGGGCGTGGGTGCTGACGCACGGTGCCGCGACGGTGCTGGTGGTCGCGGATGGCGCGGGTAACTCACATCGTGGCGCGGAGGCCGCGGAGGCGGTGCTCCGTGGCGTTCAGGAGGCCGTGGCGTCCGGGTCCGGACTCGAGGGCGCGGAGACATGGCGCGCTGTGCTGGAGCGGTGCGACGCGCGGCTCGTGTCCTCGGGGCAGGGAGGAGAGACCACCGCCGTGGTCGCCTGTGTCACCTCACGACGCGTGGTGGGCGCCAGCGTGGGGGACTCGGAGTTGTGGCTGTTCCAGGGCGAGCGCTGTCACGCGCTCACGGCGCATCAACACCGCAAGCCCCTGCTCGGGAGCGGCGGCGCACGGCCCATCATCTTCGAACACCTGTGGCGAGGCGGCACGCTCCTCGGCGCGTCAGATGGGTTGTTCAAGTACGTCGACCTGCGTCGCATCCAGGAGCACGTGGGCCTCGCCGACGTGCAGGCCGCGGCGCGCACGCTGGCCACGCTGCCTCGACTCGCGAGCGGCGTGCTCCCGGATGACGTGGGCCTCGTCCTGTGCCGACCGAGCGCCTCGCGTCCTTGA
- a CDS encoding sensor histidine kinase, whose translation MSSRRARVYAACQVGGWGLYGLINAVLSVLSVVMMQQPDEQFARRMFWLVAMSLSGMVITHVARGRLGFREWARLSLSRLAPRVLLVCLAMGATQSVVAHVLSRFVFRIQGFEDFSLTRIIFGGAFWSVVMMMWLLTYFAVHFVERARTAEHERLQQQIASQTSELRFLKAQLQPHFLFNCLNSVRALIVEDPTRAQQAVTHLSSLLRYALASKDAETVPLGRELQVVRDYLSLEAIRLEERLRVREDVSPEALAVPVPAMLVQTLVENAIKHGIAPSPEGGAVTVQAHVREGSLLLEVANTPAPVGTPPAPHSGGVGLHNASERLRLLCGTTASLQLDQTGSTLTTARVRIPLPS comes from the coding sequence ATGTCATCCCGACGCGCCCGGGTGTACGCCGCCTGCCAGGTGGGCGGCTGGGGACTGTATGGCCTCATCAATGCCGTGCTGTCCGTGCTGTCCGTCGTGATGATGCAGCAGCCCGACGAGCAGTTCGCGCGAAGGATGTTCTGGCTCGTCGCGATGAGCCTCTCGGGCATGGTCATCACGCACGTCGCCCGCGGTCGGCTCGGCTTCCGGGAGTGGGCCCGGCTGTCCCTGTCACGCCTCGCGCCCCGCGTGCTGCTCGTCTGTCTGGCGATGGGGGCCACCCAGTCCGTGGTGGCCCACGTCCTGTCCCGCTTCGTGTTCCGCATCCAGGGGTTCGAGGACTTCTCGCTCACCCGCATCATCTTCGGCGGCGCCTTCTGGTCCGTGGTCATGATGATGTGGCTGCTGACGTACTTCGCGGTCCACTTCGTGGAACGGGCGCGCACCGCGGAGCACGAGCGACTGCAGCAACAAATCGCCTCGCAGACCTCCGAGCTGCGCTTCCTCAAGGCCCAGCTCCAGCCGCACTTCCTCTTCAACTGTCTCAACAGCGTCCGGGCCCTCATCGTCGAGGACCCCACCCGCGCCCAGCAGGCGGTGACCCACCTGTCCTCGCTGCTGCGCTACGCGCTCGCCTCGAAGGACGCGGAGACGGTGCCGCTCGGGCGGGAGCTCCAGGTGGTGCGTGACTACCTGAGCCTGGAGGCCATCCGCCTGGAAGAGCGGCTCCGCGTGCGCGAGGACGTGTCACCCGAGGCGCTCGCCGTGCCCGTCCCCGCGATGCTGGTGCAGACGCTGGTGGAGAACGCCATCAAGCATGGCATCGCTCCCTCTCCCGAGGGCGGCGCGGTGACGGTGCAGGCCCACGTGCGCGAGGGCTCGCTCCTCCTGGAAGTCGCCAACACCCCCGCGCCCGTCGGCACGCCTCCCGCGCCCCACTCCGGCGGCGTGGGACTCCACAACGCGAGCGAGCGGCTGCGGCTGCTGTGTGGCACCACCGCGTCGCTCCAGCTGGACCAGACCGGGTCCACCCTCACCACCGCGCGCGTCCGCATCCCCCTGCCCTCATGA
- the lspA gene encoding signal peptidase II, which yields MPRKYVILLAVTLGVIALDQWTKYLVVRELTSQMQGQETLGGRLGAMFSEPPERGFDGLHYRSRRSIEVAESFFRLRYAENPGAAWGLFRNLPPEQRGPLFHVVSLGAVVLIVFYFRKLSGTDPEEKWALWGLPLVLGGALGNYIDRLARGFVIDFLEAHWFDKAAWPSFNIADAAICVGVGLLLVDAFVRKEKPAPAPTKAA from the coding sequence CAGTGGACGAAGTATCTCGTCGTCCGTGAGCTGACCTCCCAGATGCAGGGGCAGGAGACGCTGGGCGGACGCCTGGGCGCCATGTTCAGCGAGCCGCCCGAGCGGGGCTTCGACGGGCTGCACTACCGCTCCCGCCGCAGCATCGAGGTGGCGGAGTCCTTCTTCCGCCTGCGCTACGCGGAGAATCCGGGCGCGGCGTGGGGCTTGTTCCGCAACCTCCCGCCCGAGCAGCGCGGCCCGCTCTTCCACGTGGTGAGCCTGGGCGCGGTGGTCCTCATCGTCTTCTACTTCCGCAAGCTGTCCGGCACGGACCCGGAGGAGAAGTGGGCGCTGTGGGGCCTGCCGCTCGTGCTGGGCGGCGCGCTGGGCAACTACATCGACCGGTTGGCCCGGGGCTTCGTCATCGACTTCCTGGAGGCCCACTGGTTCGACAAGGCGGCGTGGCCGTCCTTCAACATCGCGGACGCGGCCATCTGCGTGGGCGTGGGCCTGCTGCTGGTGGACGCGTTCGTGCGCAAGGAGAAGCCCGCACCGGCGCCCACCAAGGCCGCCTGA
- a CDS encoding NADAR family protein: MSDVIRFYSVTDAHGWCSNFAPYPIKLGGRTWPTSEHYFQARKFEFPEDQEALRQARTPMLAARMGRDRKRKLRRDWESIKVSVMREAVRAKFTQHEDLTRLLLETGDARLVEHTDQDDFWGDGGDGRGKNMLGRILMEIRQELRAR, from the coding sequence ATGAGCGACGTCATCCGTTTCTACAGCGTCACCGACGCGCATGGCTGGTGCTCGAACTTCGCGCCCTATCCCATCAAGTTGGGCGGAAGGACGTGGCCCACCAGCGAGCACTACTTCCAGGCACGGAAGTTCGAGTTCCCCGAGGACCAGGAGGCCCTCCGTCAGGCGCGCACGCCCATGCTCGCCGCGCGCATGGGTCGAGACCGCAAGCGAAAGCTCCGTCGGGACTGGGAGTCCATCAAGGTCTCCGTCATGCGCGAGGCCGTGCGCGCCAAGTTCACCCAGCACGAGGACCTGACCCGACTGCTCTTGGAGACAGGCGACGCACGGCTCGTCGAGCACACGGACCAGGATGACTTCTGGGGTGACGGCGGAGACGGTCGCGGGAAGAACATGCTCGGCCGCATCCTCATGGAGATTCGACAGGAGCTCCGCGCGCGGTAG
- a CDS encoding alpha/beta fold hydrolase encodes MRPTPLLTALCTLCLLVGCATTSSPTTTAAATSAPAAPAAFQVKRSGKGRPVLFIPGLASSGAVWDETVAHLKGGYDSHVFTLAGFAGQPAVPAPFFATMRTALIEYIREHKLEKPIIVGHSLGGVLALSLAAEAPELVGGLFIVDSVPFLPALMYPGATVETARPFAEQGRAHVRQQNLEQRTQASRQAMRIYATDEARREVGVRWGIDSDPETIAQAMYEMSTTDLRPELPRITAPTFVFGSWAALKGSVPRENIEALYRGQYQGLSTARLVMHDTARHFIMWDDPEGFFTTLDGFLNEHAR; translated from the coding sequence ATGCGTCCCACGCCACTCTTGACCGCGCTCTGCACCCTCTGCCTGCTCGTCGGCTGCGCCACCACCTCCAGCCCCACCACCACCGCCGCGGCCACCAGCGCGCCCGCCGCCCCGGCCGCCTTCCAGGTGAAGCGCTCCGGCAAGGGACGCCCCGTCCTGTTCATCCCCGGCCTCGCCTCGTCCGGCGCGGTGTGGGACGAGACGGTGGCCCACCTGAAGGGCGGCTACGACAGCCACGTCTTCACGCTCGCCGGGTTCGCCGGTCAGCCCGCTGTCCCCGCGCCCTTCTTCGCCACCATGCGCACGGCGCTCATCGAGTACATCCGCGAGCATAAGCTCGAGAAGCCCATCATCGTCGGACACAGCCTGGGCGGCGTGCTGGCGCTCTCGCTGGCCGCGGAGGCACCCGAGCTGGTGGGCGGCCTCTTCATCGTGGACAGCGTGCCCTTCCTGCCCGCGCTCATGTACCCGGGCGCCACCGTCGAGACCGCCCGTCCGTTCGCCGAGCAGGGCCGCGCCCACGTGCGTCAGCAGAATCTGGAGCAGCGCACCCAGGCGTCGCGACAGGCGATGCGCATCTACGCCACCGACGAGGCCCGGCGTGAGGTCGGCGTCCGCTGGGGCATCGACTCCGACCCGGAGACCATCGCGCAGGCCATGTACGAGATGTCCACCACCGACCTGCGCCCGGAGCTGCCTCGCATCACCGCGCCCACCTTCGTGTTCGGCTCGTGGGCCGCGCTCAAGGGCAGCGTCCCTCGCGAGAACATCGAGGCGCTCTATCGCGGCCAGTATCAGGGCCTGTCCACCGCGCGTCTCGTCATGCACGACACGGCCCGGCACTTCATCATGTGGGATGACCCCGAGGGCTTCTTCACCACACTCGACGGCTTCCTGAACGAGCACGCCCGCTGA